A section of the Pedobacter sp. HDW13 genome encodes:
- the metK gene encoding methionine adenosyltransferase: MSYLFTSESVSEGHPDKIADQISDALIDNFLAFDPESKVACETLVTTGQVILAGEVKSKTYLDVQQIARDVIKKIGYTKSEYMFEANSCGILSAIHEQSQDINQGVDRSNKEEQGAGDQGMMFGYATNETADYMPLALNLSHKLLQELAVLRRENNEIKYLRPDAKSQVTLEYDDNNKPVRIDAIVISTQHDDFDEEATMLAKIKTDLVNILIPRIIKSNPQYAHLFNDKIEYHINPTGKFVIGGPHGDTGLTGRKIIVDTYGGKGAHGGGAFSGKDPSKVDRSAAYATRHIAKNLVAAGVADEILVQVSYAIGVAKPMGIYINTYGTGKVGKTDGEIAKIVESIFDMRPYFIEQRLKLRNPIYSETAAYGHMGRTPETVSKTFRTPNGEEKTVTVDLFTWEKLDYVDQVKAAFGV, from the coding sequence ATGTCGTATTTATTTACATCAGAATCTGTTTCTGAGGGGCACCCAGATAAAATTGCCGATCAAATTTCGGATGCATTAATTGATAACTTTTTAGCTTTCGATCCAGAATCAAAAGTGGCCTGCGAAACATTGGTTACAACTGGTCAGGTTATTTTAGCCGGTGAGGTAAAATCTAAAACTTATTTAGATGTACAGCAAATTGCCCGCGATGTGATCAAGAAAATTGGTTATACCAAAAGCGAGTATATGTTTGAGGCAAACTCATGCGGAATTTTATCTGCCATACATGAGCAATCTCAGGATATTAACCAGGGTGTAGATAGAAGCAACAAAGAAGAGCAAGGTGCCGGCGATCAGGGTATGATGTTTGGTTATGCAACCAACGAAACTGCCGATTACATGCCTTTGGCTTTAAACCTATCACACAAGCTTTTACAGGAACTTGCAGTTTTAAGACGTGAAAATAACGAAATTAAATATCTGCGTCCGGATGCAAAAAGCCAGGTTACTTTAGAATACGACGACAACAATAAACCTGTTCGTATCGATGCGATTGTAATTTCTACACAGCACGACGATTTTGATGAAGAAGCTACCATGTTGGCTAAAATCAAAACCGACCTGGTAAATATTTTAATTCCACGTATCATTAAAAGCAATCCGCAATATGCGCATTTGTTTAACGATAAAATCGAATACCACATTAACCCAACCGGTAAATTCGTAATCGGTGGTCCGCATGGAGATACTGGTTTAACCGGTCGTAAAATTATTGTTGATACCTACGGTGGTAAAGGTGCCCACGGTGGTGGTGCATTTTCGGGTAAAGATCCAAGTAAAGTAGATAGAAGTGCAGCTTATGCAACCCGTCATATCGCTAAAAATTTGGTCGCAGCAGGTGTTGCCGATGAGATTTTGGTGCAGGTATCGTACGCAATCGGTGTGGCTAAACCAATGGGTATTTACATCAACACTTACGGAACTGGTAAGGTTGGTAAAACCGATGGCGAGATTGCTAAAATTGTAGAATCGATTTTCGATATGCGTCCCTACTTTATTGAACAACGTTTAAAATTGAGAAACCCGATTTATAGCGAAACTGCTGCTTACGGACACATGGGCCGTACGCCTGAAACAGTAAGCAAAACTTTCAGAACACCAAACGGTGAAGAAAAAACCGTTACCGTTGATTTGTTTACCTGGGAGAAATTAGATTACGTAGATCAGGTTAAAGCTGCTTTCGGCGTTTAA
- a CDS encoding translation initiation factor yields MKPKKNSLSDLGGIMYSTNPDFEYEEEVDDTTTSPNNQQDLRVMLDKKNRGGKAVTLITGFKGRTEDLEVLGKMLKTKCGVGGSVKDGEIMIQGDVRDKVMGILQKDGYKAKKAGG; encoded by the coding sequence ATGAAACCAAAGAAAAATAGTTTAAGTGATCTAGGTGGAATTATGTATTCTACCAATCCCGATTTCGAATATGAAGAAGAAGTTGATGATACCACTACTTCGCCCAATAACCAGCAGGATTTACGGGTAATGCTCGATAAGAAGAACCGTGGTGGTAAAGCTGTTACCTTAATTACAGGTTTTAAAGGCCGTACCGAAGATTTAGAGGTGTTGGGCAAAATGCTTAAAACCAAATGTGGCGTTGGTGGCTCGGTTAAAGATGGCGAAATCATGATCCAGGGCGACGTTCGTGATAAAGTGATGGGTATATTGCAAAAAGACGGTTATAAGGCTAAAAAGGCTGGGGGGTAA
- a CDS encoding diacylglycerol kinase family protein, whose translation MHTKINILFIINPISGGRGKLRIPDFIDQYLDKEKFNANFVFSEYVGHAGELADEAATKNFDVIVAAGGDGTINEVATKVLKHNKVLGILPLGSGNGLARFLKIPKNLKYALDLINNFKTDCIDTAEFNNKCFFNLAGMGFDAHLSAVFSKDKKRGLSGYVKLGFKEVFNYKPQTYQLDIDGTAYTRKAFAISIANSSQYGNDVYIAPNASVKDGLLDVCIIKPFPIIKLPVLGYVMLRGKAEKSDMIEIIKGKNIKITREKAGAVHVDGEPLQMGAEIEALVHPLSLQVIVP comes from the coding sequence TTGCACACAAAGATCAATATCCTCTTTATAATCAATCCCATCTCGGGTGGGAGAGGAAAGCTACGTATCCCCGATTTTATCGATCAATACCTGGACAAGGAAAAGTTTAATGCGAACTTCGTGTTTAGCGAATATGTGGGGCATGCCGGAGAACTGGCTGATGAAGCGGCAACCAAAAATTTTGATGTAATTGTTGCTGCAGGAGGCGATGGTACCATTAACGAAGTGGCTACTAAAGTTTTGAAGCATAACAAGGTATTGGGAATTTTGCCGCTTGGCTCGGGAAATGGGCTTGCAAGGTTTTTAAAAATCCCGAAAAATTTAAAGTATGCTTTAGATTTGATTAACAATTTTAAAACCGATTGCATAGATACAGCTGAGTTTAACAATAAATGTTTTTTTAATCTCGCAGGAATGGGCTTCGATGCACATTTAAGCGCTGTTTTTTCGAAAGATAAAAAGCGTGGCTTATCCGGATATGTAAAACTTGGCTTTAAGGAAGTTTTTAATTATAAGCCGCAAACCTACCAGCTGGATATTGATGGTACAGCCTACACCCGGAAAGCTTTTGCCATTAGCATTGCCAACTCTTCGCAATATGGTAACGATGTTTACATTGCACCCAATGCTTCGGTAAAGGATGGTTTGCTCGATGTTTGCATTATTAAGCCTTTTCCGATAATAAAATTGCCTGTTTTGGGTTATGTAATGTTGAGGGGCAAGGCAGAAAAATCAGATATGATTGAAATTATTAAAGGAAAAAATATAAAAATTACAAGGGAAAAAGCCGGAGCTGTACATGTAGATGGCGAACCTTTACAAATGGGTGCCGAAATTGAAGCTCTTGTACATCCCTTATCGTTACAGGTAATTGTGCCATAA
- a CDS encoding DUF5687 family protein, translating into MLSTFLSHQRKSFWRSRNKGGSIATQIIIGFFMLYFLVIAALVGFGMTLFLPKIFPNQGIMKSFNGIILYYFAFDFLMRLQLQEIPTLSIIPYLHLKISKRKIINFLNAKALFSAFNIWPLFLFFPFIFIEIGGVEGPLVALMYVIAILSIMVFNNYFVLYLKRKSITNFLFTLIGLGIVGTFAALEYYKVISIMAASNFVFSQMTARPYLGLVFPAVAAVIFIVNSNYLRRNLYVEEMGAKQEKKVSTDYPFLNRFGKAGELAALELKLILRHKRPRYSIIMGAFFLLYGYLFYKAPYIASDSFAKMIFAAIFMTGFSILSYGQFMFAWQSSHFDGLLINKIDFKDYIKGKFLLFTIICTVVTILASFYAFLSPKLLLLHLAAYLYNIGFCTVLVLYLATFNYKRIDITRSASFNFQGMGATQWILMIPFVLLPYLIYLPFGYFNRPYLGLMAIGFFGLVMLAMRSYWINYIAKKLELKRYKIAEGFRE; encoded by the coding sequence ATGCTGAGTACTTTTTTAAGTCACCAAAGAAAATCTTTTTGGCGTTCGCGAAATAAAGGCGGGAGTATTGCAACACAAATCATTATTGGTTTCTTTATGCTTTATTTTCTCGTTATTGCCGCACTGGTTGGTTTCGGTATGACGTTGTTTCTTCCCAAAATTTTTCCTAATCAGGGCATCATGAAAAGTTTTAACGGAATAATTTTATATTACTTCGCGTTCGATTTCCTCATGCGTTTGCAGCTGCAGGAAATCCCAACCCTGAGTATCATTCCATACCTGCATCTTAAAATATCAAAGCGTAAAATCATTAATTTTTTGAATGCAAAAGCACTTTTTTCTGCATTTAATATCTGGCCGTTGTTTTTGTTTTTCCCATTTATATTTATTGAAATAGGTGGGGTAGAAGGGCCATTGGTGGCATTAATGTATGTTATTGCAATCCTTTCCATCATGGTATTTAACAACTATTTTGTGTTATACCTTAAACGTAAATCAATTACCAACTTCTTATTTACGCTAATTGGTTTGGGTATAGTGGGCACATTTGCTGCCCTTGAGTATTACAAGGTCATTTCGATCATGGCCGCATCCAATTTTGTTTTTAGCCAAATGACAGCAAGACCTTACCTCGGATTGGTTTTTCCGGCAGTAGCCGCTGTTATTTTTATCGTCAACTCCAACTACCTGCGTCGAAACCTGTATGTAGAGGAGATGGGCGCTAAACAGGAGAAAAAGGTAAGTACTGATTATCCCTTTTTAAACCGTTTTGGCAAGGCTGGCGAATTGGCCGCACTCGAACTAAAATTAATATTAAGGCACAAACGCCCGCGTTACTCGATAATTATGGGCGCATTTTTCCTTTTATATGGCTATCTCTTCTATAAGGCGCCATATATTGCAAGTGATTCTTTTGCCAAAATGATTTTCGCGGCCATTTTTATGACCGGTTTTTCTATCCTGAGCTATGGCCAGTTTATGTTTGCCTGGCAAAGTTCACATTTTGATGGCCTGTTAATCAACAAAATTGATTTCAAAGATTACATCAAAGGCAAGTTCCTGCTTTTTACCATAATATGCACGGTTGTAACCATCCTGGCCAGCTTTTATGCATTTTTAAGTCCGAAGCTTTTGTTGTTGCACCTGGCCGCTTACTTATACAACATTGGCTTTTGCACGGTGCTGGTTTTGTATCTGGCTACATTTAATTACAAACGGATAGATATTACCCGTAGTGCGAGCTTTAACTTTCAGGGGATGGGGGCCACACAGTGGATTTTAATGATTCCATTCGTTTTACTCCCTTACCTCATTTATTTACCTTTTGGTTATTTTAACAGACCTTATTTAGGTTTAATGGCCATTGGTTTCTTTGGTTTAGTAATGCTGGCCATGAGGAGTTACTGGATAAACTACATTGCAAAGAAATTAGAATTAAAACGTTATAAAATAGCCGAGGGCTTTAGAGAATAA
- the hisS gene encoding histidine--tRNA ligase: MSVIKPSLAKGTRDFSPVEMVKRNFIYDTIKTVFKKYGYAEIQTPSFENLSTLTGKYGDEGDKLIFKILNSGEFLKDPKKKSFDFAEEENSNKLVSLISEKALRYDLTVPFARYVVMHQNDITLPFKRFQVQPVWRADRPQKGRYREFYQCDVDVVGSESLLNEAEFILIYNEALGKLGLKDFSIKINNRKILSGIAEIIGKPDLIIDMTVAIDKLDKIGLDGVSKELLERGFTEQDLEKLRPVILLEGSNEEKLASLKEVLATSETGLKGIAEIEQVFAYVESLISYSLPLTAKLELDITLARGLNYYTGCIFEVKTNEVAMGSIGGGGRYDDLTGMFGLKDLTGVGVSFGADRIYDVLEELNLFPASAEVGTKVLISNFDAEAEKYALPILQQFRNAGIAIELYPASAKLKKQMAYADAKNIPYVILIGGDEMASGELTLKDMQSGEQKKLTVLGILDLIK, encoded by the coding sequence ATGTCAGTTATTAAACCCTCATTAGCAAAAGGTACCCGCGATTTTTCTCCGGTTGAAATGGTAAAACGTAACTTTATTTACGATACCATTAAAACAGTTTTCAAAAAATATGGCTATGCCGAAATTCAAACGCCGAGTTTCGAAAACTTATCAACCTTAACCGGTAAATATGGTGATGAAGGCGATAAACTGATCTTTAAAATATTAAATAGTGGCGAATTCCTGAAAGACCCTAAAAAGAAATCTTTTGATTTTGCTGAAGAAGAAAACAGCAATAAACTGGTTTCGTTAATCTCTGAAAAAGCTTTGCGTTACGATTTAACGGTGCCTTTTGCACGTTACGTAGTAATGCACCAGAATGATATTACTTTGCCCTTTAAACGCTTTCAGGTGCAGCCGGTTTGGCGTGCCGACAGACCACAAAAAGGCCGGTACCGTGAGTTTTATCAATGCGATGTAGATGTGGTAGGTTCTGAAAGTTTATTAAACGAAGCTGAATTCATCTTAATCTACAACGAAGCTTTAGGCAAATTGGGTCTGAAAGATTTCAGCATCAAAATTAACAACCGTAAAATTTTATCGGGTATTGCCGAAATTATCGGTAAGCCAGATTTAATTATCGATATGACCGTTGCCATCGATAAACTGGATAAAATTGGCCTAGATGGTGTAAGCAAAGAACTTTTAGAACGAGGTTTTACAGAGCAGGATTTAGAAAAGCTGCGTCCGGTGATTTTGCTGGAGGGCAGTAATGAAGAAAAACTAGCCAGCCTGAAAGAAGTTTTGGCTACCTCCGAAACCGGTTTAAAAGGTATTGCCGAAATTGAGCAGGTTTTTGCTTATGTAGAAAGCCTTATTTCGTACAGTTTGCCATTAACTGCAAAACTGGAGCTGGATATTACCCTGGCCCGTGGCTTAAACTATTATACCGGTTGTATTTTCGAAGTTAAAACCAACGAAGTTGCCATGGGCAGCATTGGTGGTGGTGGCCGTTACGACGATTTAACGGGTATGTTCGGTTTAAAAGATTTAACAGGCGTAGGCGTTTCATTTGGTGCCGATCGTATTTATGATGTATTGGAAGAGCTTAATCTTTTCCCGGCATCAGCAGAGGTTGGCACGAAGGTGCTGATCAGTAATTTTGATGCTGAGGCCGAAAAATATGCCCTGCCGATTTTACAACAGTTCAGAAATGCAGGTATTGCTATCGAACTTTACCCAGCTTCGGCCAAGCTTAAAAAACAAATGGCTTATGCCGATGCCAAAAACATCCCTTACGTAATTTTAATTGGTGGCGATGAAATGGCGAGCGGAGAACTTACTTTAAAAGATATGCAAAGCGGCGAGCAGAAAAAGCTAACGGTTTTGGGTATTTTGGATTTGATTAAATAG
- a CDS encoding VOC family protein — MDIKNLDHLVLTVSNLESTCRFYSLALGMEVIEFGENRKALKFGNQKINLHQHGSEIEPKAFKPTPGTADLCFITDFPLGEVVGELKQKCIEIEEGPVERTGANGKIISIYLRDPDMNLIEVSNYL; from the coding sequence ATGGATATTAAAAATTTAGATCACCTGGTGCTAACCGTTTCTAATCTGGAAAGTACCTGCCGCTTTTATAGCCTGGCCTTAGGGATGGAAGTTATTGAATTTGGAGAAAACAGAAAGGCACTAAAATTTGGCAACCAGAAAATCAATCTTCACCAACACGGAAGCGAAATTGAACCTAAAGCCTTTAAACCTACACCCGGCACAGCCGATTTATGTTTCATTACCGATTTTCCGCTGGGCGAAGTAGTGGGAGAACTTAAGCAGAAATGTATCGAAATTGAGGAGGGTCCGGTTGAAAGAACAGGCGCCAATGGTAAAATTATTTCGATCTATCTCCGCGATCCCGATATGAATTTGATTGAGGTGAGTAATTACTTGTAG
- a CDS encoding sensor histidine kinase, translating to MIVIKSTDLDFVYNVYLKDKSTGKIVFRSNNWLYGYIVPRVPYLLIGAEYFNRTGNYEILIIPKLSQGFGSKSIQESTIKYSFHVNSSRIKLFSQKQLITYGLILCAICGAIFGAAVAYIKRKEAQKLALKHRDKEMARLQLASVRSQLNPHFLFNALAGIQTLMNKNETDNANRYLSKFARLTRNVLENKDLISLTSEKTLLDDYLQMEQLRFGFQYTISASADLDAENIEIPAMLLQPFAENAVKHGIAEKGNLGKLEINFIKSEADLILSIADNGAGFDSSKNYDGLGLALSKNRISLLNSIYKETPFVLDIQSGGEGTTVKITLTQWL from the coding sequence ATGATTGTAATCAAAAGCACTGATTTGGATTTTGTTTACAATGTTTATTTAAAAGATAAATCAACAGGAAAAATAGTCTTCCGGTCAAACAATTGGCTTTATGGTTACATCGTTCCAAGAGTACCATATTTATTGATTGGAGCAGAATATTTTAATAGAACTGGTAATTATGAGATTTTAATTATACCTAAACTGTCACAAGGTTTCGGTTCTAAGTCAATACAGGAAAGTACTATCAAGTATTCTTTTCACGTAAATAGCTCCAGAATAAAGCTTTTCTCCCAAAAACAGCTTATCACTTACGGTTTAATCTTATGCGCAATATGTGGTGCAATTTTCGGGGCTGCAGTAGCCTATATTAAGAGGAAGGAAGCCCAAAAACTTGCATTAAAACATCGTGATAAAGAAATGGCCAGGCTTCAACTGGCATCCGTTCGCTCACAATTAAACCCACATTTTTTGTTCAACGCGCTTGCTGGGATCCAAACGTTGATGAACAAAAATGAAACGGATAACGCCAACCGCTATCTGAGTAAATTTGCCCGTTTAACACGCAATGTACTCGAAAATAAAGATCTGATCAGTTTAACTTCAGAGAAAACCTTGCTGGATGATTATTTGCAAATGGAGCAACTGCGTTTTGGCTTTCAGTACACTATAAGCGCTTCGGCCGATTTGGATGCCGAGAATATCGAAATTCCGGCAATGCTGTTACAGCCCTTTGCAGAAAATGCCGTTAAACATGGTATAGCCGAAAAGGGAAATCTGGGTAAGCTTGAAATCAATTTTATTAAGAGTGAAGCAGATCTGATATTGAGCATCGCCGATAATGGAGCAGGGTTCGATAGCTCAAAAAATTACGACGGTTTGGGGCTGGCGTTGAGCAAAAACCGGATATCTTTACTCAATTCTATTTATAAGGAAACGCCGTTTGTACTCGATATCCAGTCGGGCGGCGAGGGAACAACGGTTAAAATTACACTTACTCAATGGTTATAA
- a CDS encoding LytTR family DNA-binding domain-containing protein, whose amino-acid sequence MRTILVDDETANLDNLKILLAKHCPDIKVVACATTIDEAFTQVNLHQPDLLFLDIQMGKTTGFDLLNKLTVKTFEVVFVTAYDNYGIQAVKFAALDYLLKPVDPDELKIAVAKAEIRIKNKVHGEQLNFLLSQIKKSEPAIPKIALPQQHEIRYVSVEDIVRCVADNTYTFFFLANDDRVLISKPLKEYSDLLKPHGFIRTHQSHLVNPKFVKSWLKEDGGTLLMDSGDKIPVSKPNREMVKELLGK is encoded by the coding sequence ATGCGGACAATTTTAGTAGATGATGAAACGGCCAATCTCGATAATTTAAAGATTTTACTAGCCAAACATTGTCCGGATATTAAAGTGGTTGCCTGCGCCACCACTATTGATGAGGCTTTTACGCAGGTTAACCTGCACCAGCCCGATCTGCTTTTTCTGGATATCCAGATGGGCAAAACTACAGGTTTCGATCTGCTGAACAAACTTACTGTAAAAACCTTCGAAGTAGTTTTTGTTACCGCTTACGATAATTACGGCATTCAGGCCGTAAAATTTGCCGCTTTAGATTATCTGTTAAAACCGGTTGACCCCGATGAACTGAAAATAGCGGTTGCCAAGGCCGAAATCAGGATTAAAAACAAGGTACATGGCGAGCAGCTTAATTTTTTGCTGAGCCAGATTAAAAAAAGCGAACCCGCTATACCTAAAATTGCGTTACCTCAACAGCACGAAATCCGCTATGTTTCGGTTGAAGATATAGTACGTTGTGTTGCCGATAATACCTATACGTTTTTCTTTCTGGCGAATGACGACCGGGTGTTGATCTCGAAACCACTTAAAGAGTACTCAGATTTACTAAAACCGCATGGTTTTATCCGTACACATCAAAGCCATTTGGTTAATCCTAAATTCGTAAAAAGCTGGTTAAAAGAAGATGGAGGAACTTTACTGATGGATAGTGGCGATAAAATACCGGTAAGTAAACCGAACAGGGAAATGGTGAAGGAACTGTTGGGGAAGTAG
- a CDS encoding class I SAM-dependent methyltransferase, producing the protein MKDNFSTQSEGYAIYRPTYPQELYDYLFKLTENKQAAWDCATGNGQVARVLAQHFDAVYATDISENQLKNALQLPNITYKVEPAEQTVAADSSFDLITVAQAIHWFNFEAFYAEVKRTLKPNGLFAVIGYGIMFIDKKVDKAVHKLYEDILGKYWDNERRYIEESYKTIPFPFEELVAPHFQIKTTWNFNQLIGYLNTWSALQHYKKANERNPLEYMFTELKEAWGDAAEKDVHFPVLLRVGRLI; encoded by the coding sequence ATGAAAGATAACTTTTCTACCCAATCTGAAGGATATGCCATCTACAGGCCAACCTATCCGCAAGAGCTATACGATTATCTGTTTAAGCTTACCGAAAATAAGCAAGCGGCATGGGATTGCGCCACAGGAAACGGACAGGTTGCACGTGTGCTGGCTCAGCATTTTGATGCAGTTTATGCCACAGACATTAGCGAAAATCAATTAAAAAATGCTTTACAGCTACCAAATATCACCTACAAAGTCGAACCTGCCGAGCAAACCGTTGCTGCAGACAGTAGTTTCGATCTCATAACCGTGGCACAGGCCATCCATTGGTTTAATTTTGAAGCATTTTATGCGGAAGTAAAAAGAACGCTAAAACCCAACGGACTTTTCGCCGTGATTGGTTACGGCATCATGTTTATCGATAAAAAAGTGGATAAGGCGGTGCATAAACTTTATGAGGATATTTTGGGCAAATATTGGGACAATGAGCGCCGCTATATCGAAGAAAGTTATAAAACCATCCCTTTTCCCTTCGAGGAGCTGGTTGCACCGCATTTTCAGATTAAAACTACCTGGAATTTTAACCAGTTAATTGGTTATTTAAATACCTGGTCGGCATTACAACATTATAAAAAGGCCAACGAGCGTAACCCGCTTGAATATATGTTTACCGAGCTAAAAGAAGCATGGGGCGATGCTGCAGAGAAGGATGTTCATTTCCCGGTTTTATTACGGGTTGGAAGACTTATTTAA
- a CDS encoding MFS transporter, which translates to MEEILAKDEIKDVEYRLKSIFGGSVGNLVEWYDWYTYSAFALYFSPAFFPNSNPTAQLLDTAGIFAVGFLMRPIGGWLFGSIADKLGRKRSMTLSVLIMAIGSLIIGLTPGYKQIGIAAPLLLIFARLIQGLSTGGEYGTSATYLSEMATKKHRGFYSSFQYVTLIGGQLLALGIQLILQNWLLTPAELHDWGWRIPFFIGAILSFIALYLRRHIDETTAFKSKQSADKKGGIAVLLKYPKEVFTVVGLTLGGTIAFYTFSTYMQKFLVNTVHLSKETSTTLSFISLLVFAIMQPLFGLLSDKIGRKPLLIGFGVLGTLCTYPILTSLTHATNTTIIFLLMIAALIIVSGYTSINAVVKAELFPAEIRALGVGLPYALTVAIFGGTAEYFALWFKKIGHESYFYWYVTGCILISLVLYTTMKDTKHHSKIEG; encoded by the coding sequence ATGGAAGAAATATTAGCTAAGGACGAAATTAAAGATGTAGAATACCGGTTAAAATCAATATTTGGTGGTTCTGTAGGTAATTTGGTAGAGTGGTACGATTGGTATACCTATTCGGCTTTTGCCCTCTATTTTTCTCCTGCTTTTTTCCCCAACAGCAATCCAACTGCACAATTGTTAGATACTGCCGGTATTTTTGCCGTTGGTTTTTTAATGCGGCCCATTGGCGGCTGGTTATTTGGAAGCATTGCCGATAAGCTGGGGCGTAAACGTTCGATGACACTTTCGGTATTGATTATGGCCATTGGCTCATTGATTATCGGTTTAACTCCGGGCTACAAGCAAATTGGTATTGCAGCACCTTTACTGTTGATTTTTGCAAGGCTAATTCAAGGCTTAAGCACAGGTGGCGAATATGGTACTTCTGCCACATACCTGAGCGAAATGGCTACCAAAAAGCACCGTGGCTTTTATTCGAGTTTTCAATATGTAACTTTAATCGGCGGGCAGTTACTGGCGCTAGGCATTCAGCTAATTTTACAGAACTGGCTCTTAACACCTGCCGAGTTGCACGATTGGGGCTGGCGGATTCCGTTTTTTATTGGGGCCATTCTTTCTTTCATCGCTTTGTATTTAAGAAGGCATATCGATGAAACCACAGCTTTTAAAAGTAAACAATCGGCCGATAAAAAAGGTGGGATTGCAGTATTGTTAAAATACCCCAAAGAAGTTTTTACTGTAGTGGGGCTTACCCTTGGCGGAACTATCGCTTTTTATACTTTCAGTACCTACATGCAGAAGTTCCTCGTTAATACGGTACACCTCAGTAAAGAAACTTCAACTACGCTGTCATTTATTTCTCTACTGGTATTTGCCATTATGCAGCCATTATTTGGCCTGTTGTCTGATAAGATCGGGCGGAAGCCCCTGCTCATTGGTTTTGGTGTGCTGGGCACCTTATGTACTTACCCCATTTTAACCAGTTTAACGCACGCAACCAATACCACCATCATATTCTTGCTGATGATTGCCGCCCTGATTATAGTTAGCGGTTATACCAGTATCAATGCAGTGGTGAAAGCCGAGCTTTTTCCTGCTGAGATCAGGGCTTTGGGAGTAGGTTTGCCTTATGCTTTAACGGTAGCTATTTTTGGCGGAACGGCCGAGTATTTTGCCTTGTGGTTTAAAAAGATCGGTCACGAAAGTTATTTCTACTGGTACGTTACCGGGTGTATTCTAATTTCACTCGTTTTGTATACAACCATGAAAGATACCAAGCATCACTCAAAAATAGAAGGTTGA
- a CDS encoding ABC transporter ATP-binding protein: protein MILEVKNLQKVYGDKTVVNIDDLQIVAGETVGLVGNNGAGKTTFFRMLLDLIRPTQGEVLSKGENVMQNGDWKNYTASFLDEGFLIDYLTPEEYFIFIGSLHDMSVADVSTYLTQYSEFFNGEILNSGKYIRDFSKGNQVKVGIAAALMQKPEILILDEPFANLDPTTQIRLKNLLKAQAGNMTTFISSHDLNHVTDVCHRIILVEKGKIIKDFKTDENTLQELESYFSA from the coding sequence ATGATTTTAGAAGTTAAGAATTTACAAAAAGTTTATGGCGATAAAACCGTTGTAAACATCGATGATTTACAAATCGTAGCGGGCGAAACTGTTGGTTTGGTTGGCAATAATGGCGCAGGTAAAACTACTTTCTTCAGGATGCTCTTAGATCTGATTCGCCCTACGCAGGGAGAGGTGTTATCAAAAGGCGAAAACGTAATGCAAAATGGCGACTGGAAAAATTACACGGCTTCCTTTTTGGATGAAGGCTTTCTGATCGATTATTTAACCCCTGAGGAGTATTTTATATTTATAGGAAGTTTGCACGACATGAGTGTGGCTGATGTTTCAACCTACCTGACGCAGTACAGCGAGTTTTTTAATGGCGAGATTTTAAACAGTGGCAAATACATCCGCGATTTTAGTAAAGGGAACCAGGTTAAAGTTGGTATTGCTGCAGCATTAATGCAAAAGCCCGAGATTTTAATTTTAGACGAACCTTTTGCCAATCTCGATCCTACAACGCAGATTCGCTTGAAGAATTTATTAAAAGCACAGGCTGGCAACATGACAACTTTTATTTCGAGTCACGATTTAAACCATGTTACCGATGTATGCCACAGAATCATTTTAGTAGAAAAAGGGAAAATAATTAAGGATTTTAAAACCGACGAAAATACATTACAGGAGTTGGAGAGTTATTTCTCTGCCTAG